GCGTAAACGTAATGCCCACAACGATATACGTAAGTGTTTGAAGTTCCATTGTTAGGAGGTCCTTTTAAACTCTTCGATCAATCTTCGTGGACGTCGAATTCTTTGTCTAAGTCGTTCATCTTTTTGGCGTAGTAAAACGTCAAGATCAAAAAGACGTAGATGGAGCCTTGTTGGGCAAACCAAAAGCCCAGATCCGTTCCGCCGATTTCGATGCTCGACAGCATCGGACGCAACAAGATTCCCAGGCCGTAAGAAACAAATGCCCAGATGGCTAACAGAATAGCGATCAGACGCAGGTTTGCCTTCCAATAGGCAATACCCGATTCCGTATTATCTGACATGACAATACCTTTCCTTGTTTTTTTGTGCGCTCCCCCACTAGGAAGCCTTGTTTTGGCACCACCTTTATGTGCCATTATTATTTTTTGCGGCTGCGAAGATTATTCACAATCCCATCAATTTGGGTAGTTAAATTTTTGATAAACTTCAAATGTGACGTGGTGATGTGGAGAAAAAGCATTAACTACATGTTTTGCATGTGAAATATTTACACTTAAATTCATTGCTTTGCGTATAGAGAGATTAAGAAATAATCATTTCAACCGCTTGCATACAATTTGTGCATGGGTCTAAGTTTTGTCAGCCCTCAACCCAGAGCGACTAACAGAAATGGCAGGGTTTGCGAATCTCTCGCAATAGATGGCAAAGCTCTGCAATCGACTTCTGAGGGGCGACGTGCTGCACTGCAAAAGGGCACACTTTTGGGTAGCTGCTTGCGGCCTGGGCGTGAGTGAAGTTTCAATGCTGTTGGGGGAGGGGAAAATGGTGCCGCCACCAGGATTTGAACCCGGGACCCCCTGATTACAAAGAATTTTCTATTTTCCATAACCGATTGTTTTTGTACAGATTTTACAATACACTGGACGTTGTAAGTGTTTAGTATATTGTTGTAAGGATTGTAAGTTATGGCAAAGATTGATTGGATTGTAGAAGGCCAGTTTGGTTTACGCAAGCATCCTAATACAAAGAATTTGCAAATCATATACAAACGACCGGGTATGAAACAGTACAGCACTAAGACAGCGGGTACAGCAGACCGGAATGAAGCAAAGCTTAAAGCTATTGAGTTTTGGGCACAGGCACCAATAAAAGAAGAACTTGGTGTACGTGTAAATGGAATTACATTTAAGACAATAGCAGAGCAATGGATAAAAGAGTTGCCTAGTTTAGTTAAGCGTGGATTGAGAGGCGCAACTACAGCAATTGATTATCCGCCAGTAGTAAACAGATATCTAGTTCCGTCACTTGGAAAGTATCAAATAGACGCTATTACGGACACGCATATAGAAAATTACTGGACGTGGCGTGACGAGTATTGGAGTGAACATGCAATTGAGCAAGTTGACTACTTTTATCGCAGTGTGAAAACAAAGACAGAAATATGCACTGACAATAATAACTTAACTCATGCCCGCATAAGAGACGCAGAAGGCAACGACATTAAGTATGTTGTGACAGTTCCAGACAAAGGCAAAAAGACAGTTCGTGCAATCAAATCATTACCCAGCCAAGGCGCGTTAAAGCGTGATGCTATGGTATTGGGAATGATATTTGAGTATGCCCGCAAGAAGGGATACACAACACGAGATCGTATACCGGGCATTACAGTACCAAAGCGTTTGGACAGCAAGCGCAACAAATCAAGGTTATCGTTTAGTTGGGATCAAATGGATGCCATTATTTCAAAACTGGCCTTGTACGATGCGCAGTATTTTATGCGCCTAAATGAGACACCGGGTATGCCAACAGACGACATGCGTTTATTGCATGCAAAGCGAACGTTAAGTGTGCTTATTAAAATGGTTTACTTCACTGGCATTGTTCCAGGCAAAGAAGCATTTAACCTAAAATGGAAACACGTCAGAGCCACAACAAAGGATGCATGGGGGCACAAGCAGCAAGTTATTCAAGTTGCTGTTGGTGGTGGTAAAAACGAATACCGTGTACGTGAAGTTATTCCAAAGCTAAAGTTATGGAAAATACTTGAGCGCTGGGAAGGCGAAAGCAAGTACACAGAGGATGAAGACTACATATTCAGCAATCTTAAAGGCAAACAAATACAAAGTATGGACAAGTCGTTTCGTACGTTAATGGAAGAACTGCGAGGCGAGAACAGCAAGGATCACAGATGGAATGATAAGTTCGTGTTGTATTCGTTCAGGCACACATACTGTACACACAGTCTGCAAATGGGTGAGAACATTCGCAGTGTTGCAAGTAACATGGGACACAGTGACACTAAGATGGTTGAAAAGTGGTACGGACACGACAAGCCAGTGGACTATGCAGCACAACTTGAAAAGGATTGGGATAGCAAGTTATGAGCACGTTAGAAGTAATGCACAATAGAGTTAGGGTGAAAGCTTCAAAAGAGCATAATCGTGTTCCAAATGCACTTGAGTTATATAACGAGCTTATGCTTGATACAGATATACGTAGGTTAATTACATTGCTAGGTGCGGACGTAGAACATATAGACACAAGCAAGCTAGAAAGCGTAACGGCACATGATGCAGTGCATGAGTATGTAAAGCATGAGTACGATTGCTTAACACATAACAAGCAGATAGCACTTAACAAGTATGGTGCATTGTTACAAATACTGGAAATAGCAAAAAGGCAAGAATGGTAGTCTTAGTCGGTAGACCTAGCACAAATAGAGGCGTAACGTGCTTGCAGTGTTTAACTGTAAGTAGGAGTAAGCATATATGTACAAGTTTACTGATCGTGCAGAAGCACTTGCATTTAGCAGTGTTATGACGATGTTTGATGAACGGTACGGCGTTTACGAACGTATAGGCTTTTACAGTGTTGTGTTGGGGGAATACGCAGAAGTGCACGAGGAGTACGGCAAGCGTATTAACTGATAAACATTACATTTATTAAGAAAAAGGGTTCCGTTTGGAACCCTTTTTTTTGTCTTAGGTATAAATAAATATATGAACGAAAGAAAATTGCTACAGCTAATTATATACAACAGGCTGTTTCATTTGGAAGCACGTAAGCAGGCAGCAATGCGTTTATACAAACTAGTAAATTTATAAGGTGAAATGATAATGTTAGAATTAAGTGATGTGTTGATAAATGGTTTTTATGGAGGAGTGCTTGGTGGTGTAAGTGTAGCGCTTGTATCTATAATAAGTCATAAAATCATGCAAATTAGAGAAGATAAACAACTAGAGACTATGCTTGATGATAGTTTAGTATGCGCAATTGAAGAAATGCAAAAGAGCGCATATGAGAATAATATTGAAAAACACAAGGTAACTTATGTTGTGCACGCAGAACTAAGAGACGTGCATAATTGGATTATGAATAACAAAGTTAGTTATGATGATTATAGTGTCTATGATCCTGATGATAAACTATGCGTAGGGCTATCAGTAAGTGATGATAAGATTATGCGATTCAAATTATCATTTATTTGTGATGAAGTAACTTGTGTAGAAGATATATACACATAATGCTAAAGAACTTTACAAGGGCTGAATTGGAGTGCCCACATTGTTTAACAATATTGACTACACCTGAAGCCTATTGTGCTAGAGAAAAATTACAGTTACTACGCGATAGAATAGGCAAGCCATTACGTATCAACAGTTCATATAGATGTGCTGTGCATAACAAGAACGTAGGGGGTGTAGACGGATCAAAGCACTTAGAAGGCATTGCTTTTGATATATCGCTACGCACTGGTGATTTTACATTAGAAGAAATTAGAGAACTTGCATTTAGGGAAGGCTGGACAGGCTTTGGCTATTACGACACGTTTATACACTTAGATGATAGAGATGGACGTATTGTAGAATGGGATTACAGAACTAATAAAACACCATTCAAACTAGACTTTGATAAAGGAACATGGAAGGAATGAAAGCAAGAACACTATTAGAATGGATGGAATTTAAAGACGATGTTGAGATACGTATAAACGTAACAGACGCATTCAACAAATTGAAAGAAGACACGTTAAGTGATGAATATTACATAACGCTAAGTGTGGATAACAAGAAAGAAATAATTATAGAGTTAAGAGGAAAGGAATAAGATGGAAACATTAATAACAATTAATTTAATAGTTGGTG
This sequence is a window from Magnetovibrio sp. PR-2. Protein-coding genes within it:
- a CDS encoding DUF4212 domain-containing protein; amino-acid sequence: MSDNTESGIAYWKANLRLIAILLAIWAFVSYGLGILLRPMLSSIEIGGTDLGFWFAQQGSIYVFLILTFYYAKKMNDLDKEFDVHED
- a CDS encoding tyrosine-type recombinase/integrase, whose amino-acid sequence is MAKIDWIVEGQFGLRKHPNTKNLQIIYKRPGMKQYSTKTAGTADRNEAKLKAIEFWAQAPIKEELGVRVNGITFKTIAEQWIKELPSLVKRGLRGATTAIDYPPVVNRYLVPSLGKYQIDAITDTHIENYWTWRDEYWSEHAIEQVDYFYRSVKTKTEICTDNNNLTHARIRDAEGNDIKYVVTVPDKGKKTVRAIKSLPSQGALKRDAMVLGMIFEYARKKGYTTRDRIPGITVPKRLDSKRNKSRLSFSWDQMDAIISKLALYDAQYFMRLNETPGMPTDDMRLLHAKRTLSVLIKMVYFTGIVPGKEAFNLKWKHVRATTKDAWGHKQQVIQVAVGGGKNEYRVREVIPKLKLWKILERWEGESKYTEDEDYIFSNLKGKQIQSMDKSFRTLMEELRGENSKDHRWNDKFVLYSFRHTYCTHSLQMGENIRSVASNMGHSDTKMVEKWYGHDKPVDYAAQLEKDWDSKL
- a CDS encoding D-Ala-D-Ala carboxypeptidase family metallohydrolase, yielding MLKNFTRAELECPHCLTILTTPEAYCAREKLQLLRDRIGKPLRINSSYRCAVHNKNVGGVDGSKHLEGIAFDISLRTGDFTLEEIRELAFREGWTGFGYYDTFIHLDDRDGRIVEWDYRTNKTPFKLDFDKGTWKE